Proteins encoded in a region of the Candidatus Zixiibacteriota bacterium genome:
- a CDS encoding TonB-dependent receptor: MAKLHKSIWLAAALVVFCAESAWAVNVGKISGTVTDETSGEPIIGAAVAIVGTPIGSLTDVDGRFIILNVPVGTYTLRASLVGYTSVEYANVSVSVDLTTYQNFSLKEQAVELGAVTVTVERPLVHRDRTSSIRLIDEEMIQNLPTRGYQDVVGLQAGSVRFADNVSVNAGRGASENTTTGSVYVRGGRASEVAYYVDGFSQQDPLTGLSTTQINNNSIKEISVVTGGFNAEYGLIMSGAVNVTTKEGGDAYHGTVEAVTDNFHGDNFDYNVYSGVLSGPIIRENNQLTFYVAGERRWARDRDPRARTHEVLPTNQLLNNYSGLWNWQAKTAWRPNSDVVVRLGSNGSVEKWRAYYHEYLFNVEHMPRYDDRNFSFFGEITHTLNPKTFYTAKANWFSTERTNGDGVYFDDLWAYGRPSGNPRNDDEDLYRAWDDMNLNADSLENHVIYREVTETVTEMREVELPDGTMDSISFVVSGDESHVWDGFIHRQSSYIGGDIDLVSQIHPNHELKLGAEVQRHTLRRYEHYFPTQIYLGVNGGFDDANFYGYNELGEEGDPGGLNDAKRPINLAGYFQDKFEWEGMVLNAGLRLDYFDYRTERLRDPERPLDPDGFLDPEITPDPTEDQLLEAQRLTESDLTTSESVARVSPRLGVAFPISDGSVLHFSYGKFFQRPDLENLYVNYDYLEYKIRTGGYFVAFGNPNLEPEETTAYEFGWRRQMNDYTAVDVTAFYKDIKNLTEVINQPTEPNSFATYRNRDFGTVKGLELQLDMRRIHGVSGQVNYTLSFAEGTGSFANTKRNIAWTADEAPTQVSLLDFDQRHNVSGVIDIRAGAQEGPKIGDMFPLERAGVNFVFTAGSGFPYTPTTVYNEVTLGAVSPDADGQINSGRTPWLVRFDMKANKEFVVGRGFNLDIYFWVINIFDRDNVVDVYESTGEADRTGWLDTPSGREFADAHAEGDDASFIGSSTTPLSGEQKYEVRQLDPRNYDTPRQIRFGARWTF, from the coding sequence TTGGCTAAACTGCACAAATCCATCTGGCTAGCGGCCGCGCTGGTCGTCTTCTGCGCCGAGTCCGCGTGGGCCGTCAATGTCGGCAAAATCTCCGGCACAGTCACCGATGAGACCAGCGGCGAGCCGATCATCGGCGCGGCGGTCGCGATCGTCGGCACGCCGATCGGTTCGCTGACCGACGTCGACGGACGCTTCATCATCCTGAATGTACCGGTCGGCACGTACACGCTGAGGGCGTCGCTGGTCGGCTACACATCGGTCGAGTACGCGAACGTGAGCGTCTCAGTCGACCTGACGACCTACCAGAATTTCTCTCTGAAAGAGCAGGCGGTCGAACTCGGGGCCGTTACGGTGACGGTCGAGCGCCCGCTGGTGCACCGTGACCGCACATCGTCGATCCGATTAATTGACGAGGAGATGATCCAAAACCTACCGACACGCGGATATCAGGACGTTGTCGGGCTGCAGGCCGGGTCTGTGCGGTTCGCCGACAACGTGAGTGTCAATGCCGGGCGCGGTGCCAGCGAGAATACGACCACCGGCAGCGTTTACGTCCGCGGCGGGCGCGCCTCGGAAGTCGCCTATTATGTGGACGGTTTCTCCCAGCAAGACCCGCTGACCGGGCTATCGACCACCCAGATCAACAACAATTCGATCAAAGAAATCTCAGTCGTGACCGGCGGATTTAACGCCGAGTACGGCCTGATCATGTCCGGCGCCGTCAATGTCACCACCAAGGAAGGCGGCGACGCCTACCACGGCACGGTGGAGGCGGTGACCGACAACTTCCACGGCGACAACTTCGACTACAACGTGTACTCCGGCGTTCTCAGCGGTCCGATCATCCGCGAGAATAACCAGCTCACGTTCTATGTCGCCGGTGAACGCCGCTGGGCGCGCGACCGCGATCCACGGGCACGTACCCACGAGGTCTTGCCGACCAATCAGCTTCTCAACAACTACTCGGGACTGTGGAACTGGCAGGCGAAGACCGCCTGGCGGCCGAATTCCGATGTTGTCGTCCGCCTCGGGTCCAACGGGTCCGTGGAAAAGTGGCGGGCATACTACCACGAGTACCTGTTCAATGTCGAGCACATGCCCCGGTATGACGATCGCAATTTCTCGTTCTTCGGGGAGATCACGCACACGTTGAATCCGAAGACGTTCTACACCGCGAAAGCGAACTGGTTTTCGACTGAGCGCACGAACGGCGACGGCGTTTATTTTGACGATTTGTGGGCCTATGGACGTCCCAGCGGCAACCCGCGCAATGACGACGAGGACCTCTACCGCGCCTGGGACGACATGAATCTCAACGCCGACAGTCTCGAAAACCACGTCATCTACCGCGAAGTGACCGAGACGGTCACCGAGATGCGCGAAGTTGAGCTGCCCGATGGCACGATGGATTCCATCTCGTTCGTTGTCTCCGGCGACGAATCGCATGTGTGGGACGGTTTCATCCACCGCCAGTCTTCCTATATCGGCGGAGATATTGATCTGGTCAGCCAGATCCATCCCAACCACGAACTCAAGCTGGGCGCGGAAGTCCAGCGGCACACGCTGCGCCGCTATGAGCATTATTTCCCGACTCAGATTTACCTCGGCGTCAACGGCGGTTTTGACGATGCCAATTTCTATGGCTACAACGAGCTCGGCGAGGAAGGCGATCCGGGCGGGCTCAATGATGCCAAGCGCCCGATCAACCTGGCGGGATACTTTCAGGACAAGTTTGAATGGGAAGGGATGGTTCTCAACGCCGGGCTCCGTCTCGACTACTTCGATTATCGCACGGAGCGCCTGCGTGATCCGGAAAGGCCGCTCGATCCCGACGGTTTCCTCGATCCGGAGATCACGCCCGACCCCACTGAAGACCAATTGTTGGAGGCCCAGCGCCTGACCGAAAGCGACTTGACGACATCCGAATCGGTCGCGCGGGTATCGCCCCGGCTCGGGGTTGCGTTCCCGATCTCCGATGGTTCGGTCCTGCACTTCTCATATGGGAAGTTCTTCCAGCGCCCGGACCTTGAAAATCTGTACGTGAACTACGACTACCTCGAGTACAAGATTCGCACCGGCGGCTATTTCGTGGCGTTCGGCAACCCGAACCTCGAGCCCGAAGAAACGACCGCCTACGAGTTCGGCTGGCGCCGGCAGATGAACGATTACACGGCGGTCGATGTCACCGCATTCTACAAAGACATCAAAAACCTCACCGAGGTCATCAACCAGCCGACCGAGCCCAACAGCTTCGCCACCTACCGCAACCGCGACTTCGGGACGGTCAAAGGACTGGAATTGCAGTTGGATATGCGCCGGATCCACGGTGTTTCCGGCCAGGTGAACTACACGCTGTCATTTGCCGAGGGAACCGGCTCATTCGCCAACACGAAGCGGAATATCGCCTGGACCGCCGACGAGGCGCCCACACAAGTCAGTCTGCTGGACTTCGACCAGCGGCATAATGTATCGGGCGTGATCGACATTCGCGCCGGCGCTCAGGAAGGCCCGAAGATCGGCGACATGTTTCCGCTGGAACGCGCCGGTGTCAACTTCGTGTTCACGGCCGGCTCGGGATTCCCGTACACACCGACGACCGTATACAACGAGGTCACACTCGGCGCCGTGTCTCCCGATGCCGACGGTCAGATCAACTCCGGTCGCACACCCTGGCTGGTTCGCTTCGACATGAAGGCCAATAAAGAGTTCGTCGTCGGACGCGGATTCAACCTCGACATCTACTTCTGGGTGATCAACATCTTCGACCGCGACAATGTTGTCGATGTCTACGAGTCGACCGGTGAGGCCGATCGCACCGGCTGGCTGGACACGCCGTCGGGACGGGAATTCGCCGATGCCCACGCCGAGGGCGACGACGCATCGTTCATCGGCAGCAGCACGACGCCATTGAGCGGTGAGCAGAAGTATGAGGTCCGGCAGCTTGATCCGCGCAACTATGATACCCCGCGACAGATTCGATTCGGGGCGCGTTGGACATTCTAA
- a CDS encoding pyridoxal phosphate-dependent aminotransferase encodes MKVLHHNRVNELLTIEKPNVIPFARRMVDLGTETAFEVLAKARQLEAQGRTIVHLEIGEPDFNTPAHIVEAAVSSLRSGATHYGPSAGLPETRAAIARYVVETRGVDVNADWVVVTPGAKPIMFFTILALIDPGDEVIYPNPGFPIYESVVRFVGGRPVPIRLRESRDFGLDVDELSSLVTERTKLIIINSPQNPTGGVLASETLRAIARLAMERDCYILADEIYSQIVYDGAFESILHANPEVRDRVILLDGMSKTFAMTGWRLGWGVMPPELARAVARLQTNSNSCTATFSQQVIEPALFGPRDDIKGMLSEFHRRRDTIIGALNAIPGIRCRCPAGAFYVFPNISELGLTSQQAATRLLDEAGVATLSGTSFGSFGEGFLRLSYANSMENIMEGVNRIGRWAKGL; translated from the coding sequence ATTCCGTTTGCCCGACGCATGGTCGATTTGGGGACCGAGACGGCATTCGAGGTCTTGGCCAAGGCACGACAACTGGAAGCGCAGGGGCGAACGATTGTCCATCTGGAGATCGGCGAACCCGATTTTAATACGCCGGCGCACATTGTCGAGGCGGCCGTTTCCTCTTTGCGTTCCGGTGCAACGCATTACGGCCCGTCTGCCGGGTTGCCGGAGACGCGGGCTGCGATTGCGCGATATGTCGTCGAGACGCGTGGTGTCGATGTGAACGCCGACTGGGTCGTAGTCACTCCCGGGGCCAAGCCGATCATGTTTTTCACGATCCTCGCGCTGATCGACCCCGGCGACGAAGTCATCTATCCGAATCCCGGTTTTCCGATTTACGAGTCGGTCGTTCGCTTCGTCGGCGGACGGCCGGTCCCCATTCGCCTCCGCGAAAGCAGAGACTTCGGGCTTGATGTTGACGAACTCTCATCGCTGGTAACAGAGCGAACCAAACTCATCATCATTAACTCTCCCCAGAACCCGACCGGCGGGGTCCTGGCGTCCGAAACACTGAGGGCCATCGCCCGGCTGGCGATGGAACGCGACTGCTACATCCTCGCCGACGAAATCTATTCGCAGATCGTCTACGATGGAGCGTTCGAAAGCATCCTGCATGCCAATCCGGAAGTCCGCGACCGCGTCATTTTGCTTGATGGAATGTCCAAGACCTTTGCCATGACCGGATGGCGACTCGGATGGGGTGTGATGCCACCCGAATTGGCACGGGCGGTCGCGCGGTTGCAAACCAACAGCAACTCGTGCACCGCGACCTTCTCACAGCAGGTCATTGAGCCGGCGTTGTTCGGTCCGCGCGATGACATTAAAGGCATGCTCAGTGAGTTCCATCGCCGCCGTGACACGATCATCGGTGCCCTCAACGCCATTCCGGGTATACGCTGCCGATGTCCCGCTGGCGCTTTCTATGTCTTTCCGAACATCAGCGAACTGGGCCTCACGTCTCAGCAAGCGGCCACTCGCCTTTTGGATGAGGCGGGAGTGGCAACGCTCTCCGGGACTTCGTTTGGATCGTTCGGCGAAGGCTTCCTGCGGCTCTCGTATGCCAACTCCATGGAGAACATCATGGAGGGTGTCAACAGAATTGGGCGTTGGGCAAAGGGACTATAG